The Gordonibacter urolithinfaciens genome contains a region encoding:
- the mltG gene encoding endolytic transglycosylase MltG gives MPPRKQVTYSQRPNHAARSAHARGEREFRTYDTSYIRPKQSKGPKIFAAVLAVVVIGGLVWGGLTLFNSCSGTPAELLAEGQEATVVVEQGSGAKAIGEQLVEKKLVGSASDFTKRVNEMGVESQLKPGTYTFAGGTSLDDIVRQLAAGPDMGNALTIPEGYKLSDIAAAVATASEGRITAEAFTAAASDASVYAASYSFLADAGTNSLEGFLFPKTYAVADDATADSLVRMMLDQFQKETAGLDWSYPQSQGLSIYDAVNLASIVEKESSGDEQIRAQVAAVFYNRLETTGEPSYGFLQSDATTAYEVGHDPTPEEVHAETPYSTYTNKGLPPTPICSPSLDCLKAVCAPDQESLGKYFFFYFEGDSYYFTETYEDHMGTFS, from the coding sequence ATGCCCCCACGGAAGCAAGTCACGTATTCGCAGCGCCCGAACCATGCGGCCCGCTCGGCGCACGCGCGCGGCGAGCGCGAATTCCGCACCTACGACACCAGCTATATCCGCCCGAAACAGAGCAAGGGCCCGAAGATCTTCGCGGCGGTGCTTGCCGTCGTCGTTATCGGTGGCCTGGTTTGGGGCGGGCTCACCCTGTTCAACAGCTGCTCGGGCACGCCGGCAGAGCTCCTTGCCGAAGGCCAGGAGGCCACCGTCGTGGTGGAGCAGGGCTCCGGTGCCAAGGCCATCGGGGAGCAGCTCGTGGAGAAGAAGCTGGTGGGAAGTGCTTCCGACTTCACGAAGCGCGTGAACGAGATGGGCGTGGAGTCCCAGCTCAAGCCCGGCACCTACACGTTCGCGGGCGGAACGTCGCTCGACGACATCGTCAGGCAGCTTGCCGCAGGCCCCGACATGGGCAACGCGCTGACCATCCCCGAAGGCTACAAGCTCTCCGACATCGCCGCGGCCGTCGCCACGGCCTCCGAGGGCCGCATCACGGCCGAGGCCTTCACGGCCGCGGCATCCGATGCCAGCGTGTACGCGGCCAGCTACAGTTTCCTGGCCGATGCGGGCACGAACTCCCTCGAGGGCTTCCTTTTCCCCAAGACCTACGCCGTGGCCGACGACGCAACGGCCGACTCGCTCGTCCGCATGATGCTCGACCAGTTCCAGAAGGAGACGGCGGGCCTCGACTGGTCGTACCCGCAATCGCAGGGGCTCTCCATCTACGACGCCGTGAACCTGGCCTCCATCGTGGAGAAGGAGTCGAGCGGCGACGAGCAGATCCGCGCCCAGGTGGCCGCCGTGTTCTACAACCGCCTGGAGACGACGGGCGAGCCCAGCTACGGCTTCCTGCAAAGCGATGCAACGACCGCCTACGAGGTGGGCCACGATCCCACGCCCGAGGAGGTGCACGCCGAGACGCCGTACAGCACGTACACGAACAAGGGCCTTCCGCCCACGCCCATCTGCTCACCGAGCCTCGACTGCCTCAAGGCCGTGTGCGCGCCCGACCAGGAATCGCTCGGCAAGTACTTCTTCTTCTACTTCGAGGGAGACAGCTACTACTTCACCGAAACGTATGAAGACCATATGGGCACGTTCTCGTAG
- the alaS gene encoding alanine--tRNA ligase: MEYMSTAEIREKYLSYFEAKGCKRWPSSSLIPDDPSLLLTSAGMVQFKPYFLQQKQLEAPYVGTTTAQKCVRTNDIDIIGTTGRHLSFFEMLGNFSFGAYFKKEMCAWAYEFSTEVLGLPAERLYFTVYLDDDETIEIWKGLGVPEDHISRLGEEDNFWRAGPTGPCGPCSEIYYDQGEEFGCGSPDCAPGCDCDRFLEYWNLVFTQYDGQEDGSFVPLPKKNIDTGMGLERIAAIMQGVQSNYETDVLRSLVGVGERLTGAVYGADAEADLSLRIMADHSRSVTFMIADGILPSNEGRGYVLRRLLRRAVMKGHLLGLDKPFLNEYVDEIVNLMGDVYPEIVENRELARRVILSEEERFGATLRQGRAFLDEALAGIEGEVLPGDRAFTLHDTYGFPVEVTRELCGERGIEVDMEGFGRCMDEQRERARAANTKDAEAAWSTYGGVMNEILEAVGPTEFLGYTKSEADARVLAIVKDGQQVDVLEAGEEGRVVLDATPFYAEKGGQIGDTGVLAEDGVVVAVLDTKEPEKGLIAHTVKVMDELAGGRIQVGDTVHAAIDVPRRERIRRNHTATHILHWALRQVLGDHVKQAGSYVADSRLRFDFTHFEAMTAEQIAEVERLANEKVMENHPVRAYETSLASAREAGVMALFGEKYGEFVRVLDIEGFSQELCGGTHVSATSEIGFVKITSETSVGANLRRIEAVTSFDALAYMNRVEVELKESAEALRVPLFDVSERTAANVKQLKELQTKMKRNRQTIADDGISSLVEGAVEAKGGYHVVFGRLPEADAGQMRNAWDVLRARLGKPGAAVLATEKDGKPTLLAAGTPEAVEAGFDAGAVIKAISGNIKGGGGGKAAMAQAGGKDASGIDAALEAAREMLL; the protein is encoded by the coding sequence ATGGAGTATATGAGCACTGCCGAGATACGCGAGAAGTACCTGAGCTACTTCGAGGCGAAGGGCTGCAAGCGCTGGCCTTCGTCCTCGCTGATTCCCGACGACCCGTCGCTTCTGCTGACGAGCGCCGGCATGGTGCAGTTCAAGCCCTACTTCCTGCAGCAGAAGCAGCTCGAGGCGCCTTACGTGGGCACCACGACCGCGCAGAAGTGCGTGCGCACGAACGACATCGATATCATCGGCACCACGGGCCGCCACCTGAGCTTCTTCGAGATGCTCGGCAACTTCAGCTTCGGCGCGTACTTCAAGAAGGAGATGTGCGCCTGGGCCTACGAGTTCTCCACCGAGGTGCTGGGCCTGCCCGCCGAGCGCCTGTACTTCACCGTGTACCTCGACGACGACGAGACCATCGAGATCTGGAAGGGCCTCGGCGTGCCCGAGGACCACATCTCGCGCCTGGGCGAGGAGGACAACTTCTGGCGCGCCGGACCCACCGGCCCGTGCGGCCCGTGCTCCGAGATCTACTACGACCAGGGCGAGGAGTTCGGCTGCGGCAGCCCCGACTGCGCGCCGGGCTGCGACTGCGACCGTTTCCTGGAGTACTGGAACCTCGTGTTCACCCAGTACGACGGCCAGGAGGACGGCTCGTTCGTGCCGCTGCCGAAGAAGAACATCGATACCGGCATGGGCTTGGAGCGCATCGCGGCCATCATGCAGGGCGTGCAGTCGAACTACGAGACCGACGTGCTGCGCAGCCTCGTGGGCGTGGGCGAGCGCCTGACCGGCGCCGTGTACGGGGCCGACGCCGAGGCCGACCTGTCGCTGCGCATCATGGCCGACCACAGCCGCTCGGTGACGTTCATGATCGCCGACGGCATTTTGCCCTCCAACGAGGGCCGCGGCTACGTGCTGCGCCGCCTGCTGCGCCGCGCCGTGATGAAGGGGCACCTGCTGGGCCTGGACAAGCCCTTCCTCAACGAGTACGTTGACGAGATCGTGAACCTCATGGGCGACGTGTACCCCGAGATTGTGGAGAACCGCGAGCTGGCTCGCCGCGTCATCCTGTCCGAGGAGGAGCGCTTCGGCGCCACGCTGCGCCAGGGCCGCGCCTTCCTCGACGAGGCGCTGGCCGGGATAGAGGGCGAGGTGCTGCCGGGCGACCGCGCTTTCACGCTGCACGACACCTACGGCTTCCCCGTGGAGGTCACGCGCGAGCTGTGCGGCGAGCGTGGCATCGAGGTGGACATGGAGGGCTTCGGCCGCTGCATGGACGAGCAGCGCGAGCGCGCCCGCGCTGCCAATACGAAGGATGCCGAGGCGGCTTGGTCCACGTACGGCGGCGTGATGAACGAGATCTTGGAGGCCGTGGGGCCCACCGAGTTCCTCGGCTACACGAAGAGCGAGGCGGATGCGCGCGTGCTGGCGATCGTGAAGGACGGCCAGCAGGTAGACGTGCTGGAAGCGGGCGAGGAGGGCCGCGTGGTGCTGGACGCCACGCCGTTCTACGCCGAGAAGGGCGGCCAGATCGGCGATACGGGCGTTCTGGCCGAAGACGGCGTCGTCGTGGCGGTGCTCGATACCAAGGAGCCCGAGAAGGGCTTGATCGCGCATACCGTCAAGGTGATGGACGAGCTGGCAGGCGGGCGCATCCAAGTGGGCGACACCGTTCATGCCGCCATCGACGTGCCCCGCCGCGAGCGCATACGCCGCAACCACACGGCCACGCATATCCTGCACTGGGCGCTGCGCCAGGTGCTGGGCGATCACGTGAAGCAGGCCGGCAGCTACGTTGCCGACAGTCGCCTGCGCTTCGACTTCACGCACTTCGAGGCCATGACGGCCGAGCAGATCGCCGAGGTGGAGCGCCTGGCGAACGAGAAGGTCATGGAGAACCATCCCGTGCGCGCCTACGAGACCTCGCTCGCGTCGGCCCGCGAGGCCGGCGTCATGGCGCTCTTCGGCGAGAAGTACGGCGAGTTCGTGCGCGTGCTGGACATCGAAGGGTTCTCGCAGGAGCTCTGCGGCGGCACGCACGTGTCGGCAACGAGCGAGATCGGTTTCGTGAAGATCACGTCCGAGACGAGCGTGGGTGCGAACCTGCGCCGTATCGAGGCAGTGACCAGCTTCGACGCCCTGGCGTATATGAACCGCGTGGAGGTGGAGCTCAAGGAGAGCGCCGAGGCGCTGCGCGTGCCCCTGTTCGACGTGAGCGAGCGCACCGCCGCCAACGTGAAGCAGCTCAAGGAGCTGCAGACGAAGATGAAGCGCAACCGCCAGACCATCGCAGACGACGGCATCTCGTCGCTGGTGGAAGGCGCCGTCGAGGCGAAGGGCGGCTATCACGTGGTGTTCGGGCGCCTGCCCGAGGCCGACGCAGGGCAGATGCGCAACGCATGGGACGTGCTGCGCGCGCGTCTGGGCAAGCCGGGCGCCGCGGTGCTGGCCACCGAGAAGGACGGCAAGCCCACGCTCTTGGCCGCTGGCACGCCGGAGGCGGTGGAGGCGGGTTTCGACGCCGGTGCCGTTATCAAGGCGATCTCCGGCAACATCAAGGGCGGCGGCGGCGGGAAGGCCGCCATGGCGCAAGCGGGCGGCAAAGACGCCTCGGGGATCGATGCAGCGCTCGAGGCTGCTCGGGAGATGCTGCTGTAA
- the ruvX gene encoding Holliday junction resolvase RuvX, with product MRIMALDIGETRVGVAVCDPGERVASPVCVLPAAEVLSCAKPFRRLLEDWEPELLLCGLPYTLAGQEGPQAARIRTAADAITKACGIPHEFADERLSSQEAKRSLREKGMGEREMRGKIDMIAASLFLQAWLDARR from the coding sequence ATGCGCATCATGGCGCTCGACATAGGCGAAACGCGGGTGGGCGTCGCGGTGTGCGACCCGGGGGAGCGGGTGGCGTCGCCGGTGTGCGTGCTGCCGGCTGCCGAGGTGCTCTCCTGTGCGAAGCCGTTCCGCCGGCTGCTGGAGGACTGGGAGCCGGAGCTGCTGCTGTGCGGCTTGCCCTATACGCTGGCCGGCCAGGAAGGGCCGCAGGCTGCGCGTATCCGTACGGCGGCCGATGCCATCACGAAGGCGTGCGGCATCCCCCACGAGTTCGCCGACGAGCGGTTGAGCTCGCAGGAGGCCAAACGGAGTTTGCGTGAAAAGGGCATGGGCGAGCGGGAGATGCGCGGCAAAATAGATATGATAGCCGCAAGTCTGTTCTTGCAGGCGTGGCTTGATGCGCGCCGTTAG